A single Lolium perenne isolate Kyuss_39 chromosome 6, Kyuss_2.0, whole genome shotgun sequence DNA region contains:
- the LOC127306797 gene encoding F-box protein At5g51370 isoform X2 yields MPEPDRHLLTAAAAAGLHRDGLKGWPDLWMLPGKPPHARAAAAAPPPPPDQTLAFSDELLLRVLACLPDPHLTSAASLVCKRWARLSGRLRRRLAVRDWAFVTHRLPHRFPNLSVLDLFPASIAAPAAPSRASPVLTCGAVSLTLDPSADPPLGACRFLADDVLDRGLAVVAARFPNLRRLSATAAASESGGLMDIAGGCATLQELELHRCTDLALRPVSAFAHLQILRVAAASSPLYGTGHDGGVTDIGLTILAHGCKRLVKLELVGCEGSYDGIAAVGRCCAMLEELTIADHRMDAGWLAALAFCGNLKTLRLQGCGRIDDDPGPPEHLGACLTLESLQLHHCQLRDRRALHALFLVCEGAREFLVQNCWGLEDDMFALAGLCRRIKFLSLEGCSLLTTRGVESVVTSWNDLQSLEVVGCNKVKDEEITPALSELFSNLKELKWRPDNKSLLAASLAGTGMGKKGRVFFKRILPGHQRVKEKMLSYPAGVAA; encoded by the exons ATGCCTGAGCCCGACCGCCACCtcctcaccgccgccgccgccgccggcctccaCCGCGACGGCCTCAAGGGCTGGCCCGACCTGTGGATGCTCCCAGGGAAGCCGCCGCACGCGCGCGCCGCCGCGGCggcgcccccgccgccgccggaccaAACCCTAGCCTTCTCCGACGAGCTCCTCCTCCGCGTCCTCGCCTGCCTCCCGGACCCGCACCTCACGTCCGCCGCCTCGCTCGTCTGCAAGCGGTGGGCGCGCCTCTccggccgcctccgccgccgcctggccGTGCGGGACTGGGCCTTCGTCACGCACCGCCTCCCGCACCGCTTCCCCAACCTATCGGTCCTCGACCTCTTCCCGGCCTCCATCGCCGCGCCCGCCGCCCCCTCCCGGGCCTCCCCGGTCCTCACCTGCGGCGCCGtttccctaaccctagaccccagCGCCGACCCGCCGCTCGGCGCctgccgcttcctcgccgacgacgTGCTCGACAGGGGCCTGGCGGTCGTGGCCGCCAGGTTCCCCAACCTCCGCCGCctctccgccaccgccgccgcgtcCGAGTCCGGCGGCCTGATGGACATCGCCGGCGGCTGCGCAACACTGCAGGAGCTCGAGCTCCACCGCTGCACCGACCTCGCGCTCCGCCCGGTGTCCGCCTTCGCGCACCTCCAGATCctccgcgtcgccgccgcctcgtcCCCGCTCTACGGCACCGGCCACGACGGCGGGGTCACCGACATCGGCCTCACCATCCTCGCCCACGGCTGCAAGCGCCTCGTCAAGCTCGAGCTCGTCGGCTGCGAGGGCAGCTACGACGGCATCGCCGCCGTGGGGCGCTGCTGCGCCATGCTCGAGGAGCTCACCATCGCCGACCACAGGATGGACGCCGGGTGGCTTGCCGCCCTGGCTTTCTGCGGCAATCTCAAGACCCTGCGGCTTCAGGGGTGCGGCAGGATCGATGACGATCCTGGCCCCCCTGAACATCTCGGCGCCTGCCTCACGCTTGAGAGCCTGCAGTTGCACCACTGCCAGCTGCGTGACCGCCGCGCCCTCCATGCCCTCTTTTTGGTCTGTGAGGGTGCTCGTGAGTTTCTGGTTCAGAATTGCTGGGGCCTTGAAGACGACATGTTTGCGTTGGCTGGCCTATGCAG GAGAATAAAATTCCTCTCCCTAGAAGGCTGCTCACTATTAACAACTAGAGGAGTTGAGTCAGTGGTCACCTCATGGAATGATTTGCAGAGTCTAGAAGTTGTCGGGTGCAATAAAGTAAAGGATGAGGAGATTACTCCCGCACTCTCAGAGCTTTTCTCTAATCTGAAAGAGCTGAAGTGGAGGCCTGACAACAAAtctctcctcgctgcaagccttgCGGGCACTGGAATGGGAAAGAAGGGCAGAGTATTTTTCAAAAGG ATTTTACCGGGCCATCAACGAGTCAAAGAGAAGATGCTCAGCTATCCAGCAGGTGTTGCGGCTTAG
- the LOC127306797 gene encoding F-box protein At5g51370 isoform X1, with product MPEPDRHLLTAAAAAGLHRDGLKGWPDLWMLPGKPPHARAAAAAPPPPPDQTLAFSDELLLRVLACLPDPHLTSAASLVCKRWARLSGRLRRRLAVRDWAFVTHRLPHRFPNLSVLDLFPASIAAPAAPSRASPVLTCGAVSLTLDPSADPPLGACRFLADDVLDRGLAVVAARFPNLRRLSATAAASESGGLMDIAGGCATLQELELHRCTDLALRPVSAFAHLQILRVAAASSPLYGTGHDGGVTDIGLTILAHGCKRLVKLELVGCEGSYDGIAAVGRCCAMLEELTIADHRMDAGWLAALAFCGNLKTLRLQGCGRIDDDPGPPEHLGACLTLESLQLHHCQLRDRRALHALFLVCEGAREFLVQNCWGLEDDMFALAGLCRRIKFLSLEGCSLLTTRGVESVVTSWNDLQSLEVVGCNKVKDEEITPALSELFSNLKELKWRPDNKSLLAASLAGTGMGKKGRVFFKRQILPGHQRVKEKMLSYPAGVAA from the exons ATGCCTGAGCCCGACCGCCACCtcctcaccgccgccgccgccgccggcctccaCCGCGACGGCCTCAAGGGCTGGCCCGACCTGTGGATGCTCCCAGGGAAGCCGCCGCACGCGCGCGCCGCCGCGGCggcgcccccgccgccgccggaccaAACCCTAGCCTTCTCCGACGAGCTCCTCCTCCGCGTCCTCGCCTGCCTCCCGGACCCGCACCTCACGTCCGCCGCCTCGCTCGTCTGCAAGCGGTGGGCGCGCCTCTccggccgcctccgccgccgcctggccGTGCGGGACTGGGCCTTCGTCACGCACCGCCTCCCGCACCGCTTCCCCAACCTATCGGTCCTCGACCTCTTCCCGGCCTCCATCGCCGCGCCCGCCGCCCCCTCCCGGGCCTCCCCGGTCCTCACCTGCGGCGCCGtttccctaaccctagaccccagCGCCGACCCGCCGCTCGGCGCctgccgcttcctcgccgacgacgTGCTCGACAGGGGCCTGGCGGTCGTGGCCGCCAGGTTCCCCAACCTCCGCCGCctctccgccaccgccgccgcgtcCGAGTCCGGCGGCCTGATGGACATCGCCGGCGGCTGCGCAACACTGCAGGAGCTCGAGCTCCACCGCTGCACCGACCTCGCGCTCCGCCCGGTGTCCGCCTTCGCGCACCTCCAGATCctccgcgtcgccgccgcctcgtcCCCGCTCTACGGCACCGGCCACGACGGCGGGGTCACCGACATCGGCCTCACCATCCTCGCCCACGGCTGCAAGCGCCTCGTCAAGCTCGAGCTCGTCGGCTGCGAGGGCAGCTACGACGGCATCGCCGCCGTGGGGCGCTGCTGCGCCATGCTCGAGGAGCTCACCATCGCCGACCACAGGATGGACGCCGGGTGGCTTGCCGCCCTGGCTTTCTGCGGCAATCTCAAGACCCTGCGGCTTCAGGGGTGCGGCAGGATCGATGACGATCCTGGCCCCCCTGAACATCTCGGCGCCTGCCTCACGCTTGAGAGCCTGCAGTTGCACCACTGCCAGCTGCGTGACCGCCGCGCCCTCCATGCCCTCTTTTTGGTCTGTGAGGGTGCTCGTGAGTTTCTGGTTCAGAATTGCTGGGGCCTTGAAGACGACATGTTTGCGTTGGCTGGCCTATGCAG GAGAATAAAATTCCTCTCCCTAGAAGGCTGCTCACTATTAACAACTAGAGGAGTTGAGTCAGTGGTCACCTCATGGAATGATTTGCAGAGTCTAGAAGTTGTCGGGTGCAATAAAGTAAAGGATGAGGAGATTACTCCCGCACTCTCAGAGCTTTTCTCTAATCTGAAAGAGCTGAAGTGGAGGCCTGACAACAAAtctctcctcgctgcaagccttgCGGGCACTGGAATGGGAAAGAAGGGCAGAGTATTTTTCAAAAGG CAGATTTTACCGGGCCATCAACGAGTCAAAGAGAAGATGCTCAGCTATCCAGCAGGTGTTGCGGCTTAG